A window of Chlorocebus sabaeus isolate Y175 chromosome 14, mChlSab1.0.hap1, whole genome shotgun sequence contains these coding sequences:
- the SRSF7 gene encoding serine/arginine-rich splicing factor 7 isoform X2, translating into MSRYGRYGGETKVYVGNLGTGAGKGELERAFSYYGPLRTVWIARNPPGFAFVEFEDPRDAEDAVRGLDGKVICGSRVRVELSTGMPRRSRFDRPPARRPFDPNDRCYECGEKGHYAYDCHRYSRRRRSRSRSRSHSRSRGRRYSRSRSRSRGRRSRSASPRRSRSISLRRSRSASLRRSRSGSIKGSRYFQSPSRSRSRSRSISRPRSSRSPSGSPRRSASPERMD; encoded by the exons ATGTCGCGTTACGGGCGGTACGGAGGAG AAACCAAGGTGTATGTTGGTAACCTGGGAACTGGCGCTGGCAAAGGAGAGTTAGAAAGGGCTTTCAGTTATTATGGTCCTTTAAGAACTGTATGGATTGCGAGAAATCCTCCAGGATTTGCCTTTGTGGAATTCGAAGATCCTAGAGATGCAGAAGATGCAGTACGAGGACTGGATGGAAA aGTGATTTGTGGCTCCCGAGTGAGGGTTGAACTATCGACAGGCATGCCTCGGAGATCACGTTTTGATAGACCACCTGCCCGACGTCCCTTTGATCCAAATGATAGATGCTATGAGTGTGGCGAAAAGGGACATTATGCCTATGATTGTCATCGTTACAGCCGGCGAAGAAGAAGcag GTCACGGTCTAGATCACATTCTCGATCCAGAGGAAGGCGATACTCTCGCTCACGCAGCAGGAGCAGGGGACGGAG GTCAAGGTCAGCATCTCCTCGACGATCAAGATCTATCTCTCTTCGTAGATCAAGATCAGCTTCACTCAGAAGATCTAGGTCTGGTTCTATAAAAGGATCGAGGTATTTCCA ATCCCCGTCGAGGTCAAGATCAAGATCCAGGTCTATTTCAAGACCAAGAAGCAG tcgTTCCCCATCAGGAAGTCCTCGCAGAAGTGCAAGTCCTGAAAGAATGGACTGA
- the SRSF7 gene encoding serine/arginine-rich splicing factor 7 isoform X1 has product MSRYGRYGGETKVYVGNLGTGAGKGELERAFSYYGPLRTVWIARNPPGFAFVEFEDPRDAEDAVRGLDGKVICGSRVRVELSTGMPRRSRFDRPPARRPFDPNDRCYECGEKGHYAYDCHRYSRRRRSRSRSRSHSRSRGRRYSRSRSRSRGRRSRSASPRRSRSISLRRSRSASLRRSRSGSIKGSRYFQSPSRSRSRSRSISRPRSSRSKSRSPSPKRSRSPSGSPRRSASPERMD; this is encoded by the exons ATGTCGCGTTACGGGCGGTACGGAGGAG AAACCAAGGTGTATGTTGGTAACCTGGGAACTGGCGCTGGCAAAGGAGAGTTAGAAAGGGCTTTCAGTTATTATGGTCCTTTAAGAACTGTATGGATTGCGAGAAATCCTCCAGGATTTGCCTTTGTGGAATTCGAAGATCCTAGAGATGCAGAAGATGCAGTACGAGGACTGGATGGAAA aGTGATTTGTGGCTCCCGAGTGAGGGTTGAACTATCGACAGGCATGCCTCGGAGATCACGTTTTGATAGACCACCTGCCCGACGTCCCTTTGATCCAAATGATAGATGCTATGAGTGTGGCGAAAAGGGACATTATGCCTATGATTGTCATCGTTACAGCCGGCGAAGAAGAAGcag GTCACGGTCTAGATCACATTCTCGATCCAGAGGAAGGCGATACTCTCGCTCACGCAGCAGGAGCAGGGGACGGAG GTCAAGGTCAGCATCTCCTCGACGATCAAGATCTATCTCTCTTCGTAGATCAAGATCAGCTTCACTCAGAAGATCTAGGTCTGGTTCTATAAAAGGATCGAGGTATTTCCA ATCCCCGTCGAGGTCAAGATCAAGATCCAGGTCTATTTCAAGACCAAGAAGCAG CCGATCAAAGTCCAGatctccatctccaaaaagaag tcgTTCCCCATCAGGAAGTCCTCGCAGAAGTGCAAGTCCTGAAAGAATGGACTGA